The Rubrobacter aplysinae DNA segment TGCTGCCGCTCTCGCACGTCTTCGAGCGCACCTCGGGGCATTATCTGGGGCTGGCCGCCGGATGCACCATCTACTACGCCGAGTCCATCGAGAAGGTGCCCGAGAACCTGCGGGAGGTCAGGCCGCACCTCTGCATCAGCGTCCCGCGGCTGTACGAGAAGATGTACGACCGGGTGCTCCAGAACGCATCCGAGGGCGGCGGGTTCAAGAAGCGGCTCTTCGAGGACGCGATGGCCTCCGGTAAGCGGGCCTACGAGATAGAGCGCGCCGGCGGCACGGTCGGCGGGGTCTTGAAGCTCAAGCTCGCCGTGTACGACCGGCTGGTGTTCGCCAGGCTCCGGGAGGCGGTCGGCGGGCGGCTCAAGTACTTCGTCTCCGGCGGGGCGAAGCTGAACCCGGAGATAGGCAAGCTCTTCTACGCCGCCGGCGTGAGGATAGTGGAGGGCTACGGGCTCACGGAGACGTCGCCCGTGATCTCCTGCAACCCTCTCGAAAGGGTACGCTTCGGGACCGTCGGGCCGCCGCTGGGCAACCTGGAGGTAAAGACGGACGATACCGGCGAGGTGCTCGTAAAGGGACCGAGCGTCATGCGGGGGTATCTGAACAACGAGGAGGCCACCACCCAGGCGTTCACGGAGGACGGCTTCTACCGTACCGGCGACGTCGGCGAGTTCGACGAGGCCGGGTACCTGAGGATCACGGACCGGGCAAAGAACCTTATCGTGCTCTCCACCGGCAAGAACGTCGCGCCGCAGCTCGTGGAGACCTCGCTCGCCACCGCGCCGCACATCTCCCAGACGGTGCTCGTCGGCGACGGGCGCAAGTACGTCTCCGCCCTCGTCGTCCCCGACTACGAGGCTCTGCGCCGGACTCTCGGCTCCGAAGTGTCCAACGTCTCGGACGGCGAGCTAGCTGGAGACGAGGCGGCCCGCGCCGTAATAGAGAGGGACATACAGGCCGCCACCTCGGATCTCGCCGCCTACGAGCGTCCGAAGAAGTTCGCGCTCTTGCCCCGCGAGCTGTCACAGGAGGAGGGAGAGCTGACGCCGACGCTGAAGGTAAGGATGGGCACCGTGCAGGATCGCTACGGGGACCTCGTCGAGGAGCTGTACGCCGGGTGATACGGTCCGGCGCGGCGGTCGTGCAACGGTTGTGGGCCGGTATCGCCGTTGCTAGACTCGACCGGGGTTCGTGGTGCCTATAAATCCTATACGGCCCGTATACGTCCCGGGCGGGGAAACGCGGGTAAAAGGAGGGCTCAGATACAGAACACGTCGGTAACACCCAAGGAAGTATTCCTCAGCGAGGTAAAGTCGAAGACCGTGTTTCCGCTCCTGGTGCTGCACATGCTCCGCAAGCAGCCCGAGTACGGAAACCGCATCATAAAGCAGATGGGCGAGATCACGGGCGGCGCGATGACCGTCTCGCCGAACACCATCTACCCGCTCCTGCGGCGGCTGGAGGATAGAGGCTACATCGTCGGCGAGTGGGAGAACCCGGAGTCCAAGAGCCGCCGCTTCTACAGCATTACCCCCAGTGGCGAGGTGAAGTACGAGGAGGTAAAGGAGCTGTTCGAGGGGCACCTGCTGCGGGTACAGAGCGCCATAGAATCGCTGCAGCGGGAGATCTACGGCTGATCTACGGTTTATCTACGGCTGAAGTCGGGCTTTGAAGGTAGAGAGACCGAGTCAGAGCAGAGTCGGAACAGAGTTGGAATCGCAAAAGGAGATGATGTGAGCAGGGAGATACGCAAGGTGGCGGTTATAGGGGCCGGGACGATGGGCGCGGCGATAGCCGCACACGCGGCGAACGCGGGGTTGGAGGTGGATCTCCTGGACATAGCCTCGTCCGACTCCGAGTCCGGGGGAGATAAGAACGCCGTCGTAAAGGCCGGCTTCGACCGGATGAAGAAGGCCCGGCCGGCGGCCCTGATGAGCAAGAGCCTGGCGGACAGGATACGGCTCGGCAACCTCGACGACGACATCGAGCGCGTCTCCGACGCAGACTGGGTAATAGAGGCCATAGTCGAGAAGCTGGAGCCGAAACAGGACCTCATGTCCCGCCTCGAAAGCCTCGTGCCAGACGATGCCGTGATCACCTCTAACACCAGCGGCATCCCGCTGAACCAGGTCGCCGAGGGCCGCTCCGAGGGCTTCCGCAAGCGGTTCCTCGGAACCCACTTCTTCAACCCGCCGCGCTACCTCAAGCTCCTGGAGCTGATCCCGACCACCGACACCGACCCCGAAGTCGTCGAGAAGATGCGCACCTTCGGCGAGCGGGTCCTGGGCAAGGGCGGTGTGATCGCCAAGGATACCCCGAACTTCATCGGCAACCGTCTCGGCAGCTTCGC contains these protein-coding regions:
- a CDS encoding AMP-dependent synthetase/ligase encodes the protein MQQRESLGGIDVTGASGTASAAGTAGTVDGSAVEDLDSLPGMLAQTVERRGAKPALAAKAAGRWREISYARLYERVRDFAAGLAGLGVGRGDRVALMSNNRPEWPIADLAAQSLGAITVPVYPTLEAGQVAHILADSGAKAVVVENGELLRRVASGRDGLPALESLVVVEPGGAEEAEDAPPFGNFGSFEDVERAGAAAPVGGWEEGWRCIRRDDVATVIYTSGTTGPPKGVMLTQGNLLSNLEGIFETLPIHPDDVMLSVLPLSHVFERTSGHYLGLAAGCTIYYAESIEKVPENLREVRPHLCISVPRLYEKMYDRVLQNASEGGGFKKRLFEDAMASGKRAYEIERAGGTVGGVLKLKLAVYDRLVFARLREAVGGRLKYFVSGGAKLNPEIGKLFYAAGVRIVEGYGLTETSPVISCNPLERVRFGTVGPPLGNLEVKTDDTGEVLVKGPSVMRGYLNNEEATTQAFTEDGFYRTGDVGEFDEAGYLRITDRAKNLIVLSTGKNVAPQLVETSLATAPHISQTVLVGDGRKYVSALVVPDYEALRRTLGSEVSNVSDGELAGDEAARAVIERDIQAATSDLAAYERPKKFALLPRELSQEEGELTPTLKVRMGTVQDRYGDLVEELYAG
- a CDS encoding PadR family transcriptional regulator, which translates into the protein MFPLLVLHMLRKQPEYGNRIIKQMGEITGGAMTVSPNTIYPLLRRLEDRGYIVGEWENPESKSRRFYSITPSGEVKYEEVKELFEGHLLRVQSAIESLQREIYG